Proteins found in one Balneolaceae bacterium genomic segment:
- the accB gene encoding acetyl-CoA carboxylase biotin carboxyl carrier protein: MDLKLVKKLLDLISESEVDEVSIEEGEFKIKVKKTSEASQPAMHYQIPQQPQAPQQPAQTQQPAPAESAEKNTEESKPEQPDGEVVKSPIVGTFYEAASPDSDPFAKVGDHIAAGETLCIVEAMKIMNEIEAEFSGTVQKILVENGSPVEFDQPLFIIKKD, translated from the coding sequence ATGGATTTAAAACTTGTTAAAAAACTACTGGATCTGATCTCTGAAAGTGAAGTCGATGAAGTCTCCATTGAAGAAGGAGAATTTAAAATAAAGGTCAAGAAAACCTCCGAAGCTTCTCAGCCAGCCATGCACTATCAAATACCACAACAGCCGCAAGCACCCCAGCAACCGGCTCAGACACAACAACCGGCACCGGCTGAATCAGCAGAAAAAAACACTGAAGAATCTAAACCGGAGCAACCGGATGGAGAAGTAGTAAAATCTCCAATTGTTGGTACATTTTATGAAGCTGCATCGCCTGACTCTGATCCGTTTGCAAAAGTTGGAGATCATATTGCAGCCGGAGAAACTCTCTGCATTGTGGAAGCGATGAAAATTATGAATGAAATTGAAGCAGAATTTTCAGGTACTGTACAGAAAATTCTGGTTGAAAATGGCTCTCCTGTAGAATTTGATCAGCCATTATTTATCATTAAAAAAGATTAA
- the efp gene encoding elongation factor P — protein MSKVSTSDFRTGMNILIDSEIYSIVDFQHVKPGKGGAFVRTKLKGVVNEKNIEKTFRSGESVEEIRVERQPYQFLYADGDLYFFMHQETYEQIPLERSRVEKSEFVSDGMICTLVVDVDNENILYAQPPDHIDSEVVETDPGLKGDTAQGGNKPATIAGGAVVQVPLFINEGDVIRVDTRTSEYVERVKSD, from the coding sequence ATGTCTAAAGTATCTACTTCAGATTTTCGCACAGGAATGAATATTCTTATAGATAGCGAAATCTATTCGATTGTTGATTTCCAGCATGTAAAACCGGGAAAAGGCGGAGCTTTTGTCCGCACGAAGCTAAAAGGAGTTGTCAATGAAAAAAATATTGAAAAAACATTCCGTTCTGGTGAAAGTGTAGAAGAAATTCGCGTAGAACGACAACCTTACCAGTTTTTGTATGCTGATGGTGACCTCTATTTCTTTATGCACCAGGAAACATACGAACAAATTCCTCTCGAACGCTCTCGGGTTGAAAAATCTGAATTTGTTTCCGATGGTATGATATGCACACTGGTGGTCGATGTAGACAATGAGAATATTCTGTATGCACAACCCCCGGATCATATCGACTCGGAAGTGGTTGAAACCGACCCCGGCCTAAAGGGCGATACTGCTCAGGGAGGAAATAAACCCGCGACCATAGCGGGAGGAGCCGTTGTTCAGGTTCCACTCTTTATAAATGAAGGAGATGTTATTCGTGTAGATACCCGTACAAGCGAGTATGTTGAACGAGTAAAATCTGATTAA
- the gcvH gene encoding glycine cleavage system protein GcvH has protein sequence MKFPEDLKYTKEHEWVRDNGDGTATIGITDFAQGELGDIVFVELEPEGSEFDQDEVLGTVEAVKTVSELFSPVSGEITEINEALEDEPELVNADPYGKGWMVKMKVSDSSELDSLLSVDEYKEIVE, from the coding sequence ATGAAATTTCCTGAAGATCTGAAATACACCAAAGAGCACGAATGGGTGCGAGATAACGGTGACGGTACAGCAACCATCGGAATTACAGATTTTGCCCAGGGCGAATTGGGTGATATTGTTTTTGTGGAGCTGGAACCGGAGGGATCTGAGTTTGATCAGGATGAAGTTCTTGGTACTGTGGAAGCTGTTAAAACTGTTTCAGAACTCTTTAGCCCTGTTTCAGGAGAAATCACAGAGATCAATGAGGCACTGGAAGATGAACCGGAATTGGTGAATGCAGATCCATACGGAAAAGGCTGGATGGTAAAAATGAAGGTAAGTGATTCTTCTGAATTGGACTCCCTCCTGTCTGTGGATGAGTACAAAGAAATTGTTGAATAG
- the guaA gene encoding glutamine-hydrolyzing GMP synthase: MHTYHDEWILILDFGSQYTQLIARRIRELNVYCEIHPFNTPPEDFSQNPPKGIILSGGPKSVYDEEAPILNLDYFNFNIPVLGICYGLQSLAHRLVPGSVEKAEKREFGRAKLIVDDDSGLLKNVQNNSVVWMSHGDHIHQLPEQYKVIAHTSNAPVAAVRHKEKQIYGVQFHPEVAHTEKGKEILQNFVINISECEGDWTASSFIETEIKSIREQVGNSKVICGLSGGVDSTVVATLVHKAIGDQLLCIFVDNGLLRKNEFNEVLDTYKEHLHLPVKGIDASDKFLKNLEGVADPEQKRVIIGNTFIEVFDEAIAHEEEYKFLAQGTLYPDVIESVSFKGPSATIKSHHNVGGLPEKMNLDLIEPVRELFKDEVRGVGRELGIPESFIGRHPFPGPGLGIRVLGELSKQKLDLLREADSIFIHSLREYGLYDNVWQALAVLLPVQSVGVMGDERTYEYTIALRAVTSVDGMTADWARLPYEFLSEVSNRIINEVRGVNRVVYDVSSKPPATIEWE, from the coding sequence ATGCATACATATCATGATGAGTGGATACTCATACTTGATTTTGGATCTCAATACACTCAGTTAATTGCCCGGCGGATTCGCGAACTGAATGTATACTGCGAAATCCATCCTTTTAACACCCCGCCTGAAGACTTTAGTCAGAATCCACCAAAAGGAATTATTCTCTCCGGAGGACCAAAAAGCGTTTACGATGAAGAGGCACCTATACTTAACCTTGATTATTTTAATTTTAACATACCTGTTTTAGGCATTTGCTATGGTTTGCAGTCCCTCGCCCACAGGTTGGTTCCGGGAAGTGTCGAAAAAGCCGAGAAGCGTGAGTTTGGGCGAGCAAAACTAATTGTAGATGATGACTCCGGACTTCTTAAAAATGTGCAAAATAACTCTGTTGTTTGGATGAGCCATGGTGATCACATTCATCAATTACCGGAACAGTATAAAGTGATCGCTCATACCTCTAATGCACCCGTTGCTGCAGTTCGGCATAAGGAAAAACAGATCTACGGCGTCCAGTTTCATCCCGAAGTTGCACACACGGAAAAAGGAAAAGAGATTCTTCAAAACTTTGTAATTAACATTTCTGAGTGTGAAGGCGATTGGACTGCATCCTCTTTTATCGAAACGGAGATTAAAAGCATCCGGGAACAGGTGGGTAACAGTAAAGTTATTTGCGGCCTTTCCGGTGGTGTGGATTCAACCGTAGTTGCCACACTTGTTCATAAAGCAATTGGCGATCAGCTACTCTGTATTTTTGTGGATAACGGCCTTCTCAGAAAGAATGAATTTAATGAGGTATTGGATACCTATAAGGAACACCTTCATTTACCTGTAAAAGGAATTGATGCATCCGATAAATTTTTGAAAAATCTTGAAGGTGTTGCAGATCCCGAACAGAAAAGAGTTATAATCGGGAATACATTTATTGAAGTATTTGATGAAGCTATAGCTCACGAAGAAGAATATAAATTTCTGGCCCAGGGCACACTTTACCCGGATGTAATTGAAAGCGTCTCTTTCAAAGGTCCTTCGGCTACAATCAAATCACACCATAATGTGGGTGGTTTGCCTGAAAAGATGAATCTCGATCTCATAGAACCGGTTCGGGAACTTTTTAAAGATGAAGTTCGGGGCGTTGGACGTGAGCTCGGAATTCCGGAATCTTTTATCGGCCGGCATCCATTTCCGGGGCCTGGACTTGGAATTCGGGTTTTGGGAGAACTATCAAAACAGAAACTCGATCTTCTCAGAGAAGCCGATTCAATCTTTATCCACTCACTCAGAGAATATGGATTGTATGATAATGTCTGGCAGGCGTTAGCAGTACTCTTACCTGTTCAATCCGTTGGTGTGATGGGCGATGAACGCACCTACGAATATACTATTGCACTGCGAGCCGTTACCAGCGTAGATGGCATGACGGCCGACTGGGCCCGGTTACCATACGAATTCCTGTCTGAAGTAAGCAATCGAATTATAAACGAAGTACGGGGAGTCAATCGTGTGGTCTATGATGTAAGCTCTAAACCACCGGCCACTATTGAGTGGGAATAA
- the accC gene encoding acetyl-CoA carboxylase biotin carboxylase subunit codes for MFNKILIANRGEIALRVIRTCKEMGIKSVAVYSTADEHSLHVKFADEAVCIGPPASKESYLKIPSILAAAEITNAEAIHPGYGFLSENAEFSRICSEHDIKFIGPSPEMISTMGDKATAKATMIKNNVPVVPGSEGIVETLEKAEKYAEEIGFPLIVKATAGGGGRGMRVVNNPDNFKNAFNTCRNEAEAAFGNPEVYIEKFIQDPRHIEIQILGDQHGNVVHLGERECSLQRRHQKIMEEAPSPVMTPEVREKMGNAAVNAGKAINYEGAGTVEFIADKDLNFYFMEMNTRIQVEHPITEEITFTDLVQQQILAAAGEKLSSKPFKFRGHAIECRINAEDPEHNFRPTAGTITSFNIPGGRSVRVDTHAYAGYKVPPHYDSMIAKLIVSAANRKEAISRMKRALEEFVIEGIKTTIPYHLQLMDDPNFISGDFNTQYLEKSFTFNPEKSN; via the coding sequence ATGTTTAACAAGATACTGATTGCGAACCGGGGTGAGATTGCTCTCAGAGTCATTCGTACTTGTAAGGAGATGGGAATTAAATCGGTTGCGGTTTACTCCACAGCTGATGAACACAGCTTGCATGTAAAGTTTGCTGATGAAGCTGTATGCATAGGTCCTCCTGCCAGTAAAGAAAGTTATCTGAAAATACCCTCCATTCTTGCTGCAGCCGAAATTACCAATGCCGAAGCGATCCATCCGGGTTATGGTTTTCTCTCGGAAAATGCTGAATTCAGCCGGATTTGCAGCGAACATGATATTAAGTTTATCGGCCCCTCTCCAGAGATGATAAGCACGATGGGCGATAAAGCCACTGCTAAAGCCACAATGATAAAAAATAATGTACCGGTTGTTCCCGGTTCCGAAGGTATTGTGGAAACCCTGGAGAAAGCAGAAAAATATGCCGAAGAGATCGGATTCCCCCTAATTGTGAAGGCAACAGCAGGCGGCGGCGGACGCGGAATGCGGGTTGTGAATAACCCCGACAATTTCAAAAATGCTTTTAATACCTGCCGAAATGAGGCTGAAGCTGCTTTTGGAAATCCGGAAGTTTACATAGAGAAATTTATTCAGGATCCACGCCACATTGAGATTCAGATTTTGGGAGATCAGCATGGAAATGTTGTTCATCTCGGTGAACGTGAATGTTCGCTCCAAAGGCGACATCAAAAAATAATGGAGGAAGCCCCCTCCCCTGTTATGACCCCGGAAGTACGCGAGAAGATGGGCAATGCAGCTGTAAATGCAGGCAAAGCCATCAATTATGAAGGCGCCGGAACGGTTGAGTTTATAGCCGACAAAGATCTCAATTTCTATTTCATGGAGATGAACACCCGAATACAGGTGGAGCATCCCATTACAGAAGAGATTACATTTACGGATTTGGTGCAGCAACAGATTCTTGCAGCAGCCGGTGAGAAATTGAGTTCAAAACCATTTAAATTTCGCGGACATGCCATTGAGTGCAGAATCAATGCGGAAGATCCGGAGCATAATTTTCGCCCCACTGCCGGTACTATTACCTCCTTTAACATCCCCGGGGGACGCAGCGTCAGGGTTGATACACATGCTTATGCAGGTTACAAAGTGCCGCCTCATTACGACTCTATGATTGCCAAATTGATTGTGAGTGCTGCAAACCGTAAAGAAGCAATAAGCAGAATGAAACGTGCCCTGGAAGAGTTTGTTATTGAAGGAATAAAAACGACTATTCCTTATCATTTGCAGCTGATGGATGATCCAAACTTTATCAGCGGTGATTTTAACACACAATATCTCGAAAAATCTTTTACATTTAATCCAGAAAAATCAAACTAA
- a CDS encoding ABC transporter substrate-binding protein codes for MHNGHHLFMKAFLTLILLVTCLHSQVSAQSFSEAMEMYRDENYQQAAELFLNSDDDRSLLFAGKSFLALTEYSTAINHLQTASQSSQQNIRQEALYSLAMAQFILKNYDVSLEHLYELASSNNQTGLRSDAQRFYNQILNYLSVQDRYEILYKLQSPGIQFDLVRSSKPFLNADAFRIMVSELVKTTGDAFSRQEIERELLADLRSQTGQIEYPAAPEGMVYNIGVILPLFGEEDPDFTIPRNLYYGMVLAADDFNERNRNQKVNLIFKNSAENADTTAAVFSELALTKKIDAVIGPLFSEPASRMARLSEEYQIPMLAPLANSDSLNLDYNYTYQMNPTFEMHGKRMAQFAVQELRLDTLAIITEENSLGRNSALAFRHEAERLGANISYYIEEDFASTGYDFGEITDVFTSDAALIDSLNIRPSDAIFAPFTGEASTTMMNLLMNNLEAMDSDLIVLGTEQWEFAPLTDYQRQFFDIYYTQSFVQNPDTSSMRFFTDDYETRFGTEPDRFSRIGYDTANYLFRSLETAGNPDYLGRAIRNGSIFNGLAFQIFFDGRRINQHIFIRSLSEENSRL; via the coding sequence ATGCATAATGGACACCATCTATTTATGAAAGCATTTCTGACATTAATTCTTTTAGTAACTTGTCTTCATTCTCAGGTATCTGCGCAATCATTTTCAGAAGCAATGGAGATGTACAGGGATGAAAATTATCAGCAGGCAGCTGAACTTTTTCTGAACTCTGATGATGATCGTTCTCTACTTTTTGCCGGCAAAAGTTTCCTTGCCCTTACTGAGTATTCAACCGCCATAAACCATTTGCAGACAGCATCTCAAAGTTCTCAGCAGAATATTCGTCAGGAAGCACTCTACTCACTTGCTATGGCTCAATTCATCCTTAAAAATTACGATGTAAGCCTTGAGCATCTTTATGAATTAGCTTCCAGCAATAACCAAACAGGCTTGAGATCGGATGCTCAACGCTTCTATAATCAGATTTTAAACTACCTGAGCGTCCAGGATCGCTATGAAATATTGTACAAGTTACAATCGCCGGGTATACAGTTCGATCTTGTACGAAGTTCAAAACCCTTTCTGAATGCAGATGCTTTTAGAATAATGGTCAGCGAACTGGTTAAAACAACGGGAGATGCCTTCAGCCGGCAAGAAATTGAACGAGAACTTCTGGCTGATTTGAGATCTCAAACCGGGCAAATTGAATACCCTGCCGCTCCTGAAGGGATGGTATATAATATCGGGGTAATTCTTCCTCTGTTTGGTGAAGAGGATCCTGATTTCACCATTCCAAGAAATCTATACTATGGCATGGTGCTGGCTGCCGATGATTTCAACGAACGAAACAGGAATCAGAAGGTAAATCTCATTTTCAAAAACTCTGCAGAGAATGCGGATACAACCGCAGCCGTTTTTTCAGAATTGGCATTGACAAAAAAGATAGATGCTGTTATTGGCCCGCTGTTTTCGGAACCGGCCTCGAGAATGGCTCGCCTGTCTGAAGAGTATCAAATACCGATGCTGGCACCACTTGCCAACTCCGACAGCCTGAACCTGGATTACAATTACACATACCAGATGAATCCCACATTTGAGATGCATGGCAAGAGAATGGCTCAGTTTGCCGTACAGGAATTACGGCTGGATACACTGGCTATTATTACAGAAGAGAACTCGTTAGGCCGAAATTCTGCACTCGCTTTTCGACACGAAGCAGAACGACTGGGGGCAAACATCTCTTACTACATTGAGGAAGATTTTGCATCCACCGGTTACGATTTTGGAGAGATCACGGATGTGTTTACGTCGGATGCAGCATTGATCGATTCGCTGAATATCCGCCCATCTGATGCTATCTTCGCTCCTTTTACCGGTGAGGCATCCACCACCATGATGAACTTGTTGATGAATAACCTGGAGGCAATGGACAGTGATCTGATTGTTCTGGGAACAGAACAATGGGAGTTTGCTCCGTTGACTGATTACCAAAGACAATTCTTTGATATCTATTACACACAGTCATTTGTTCAGAATCCTGATACTTCATCCATGCGTTTCTTTACAGACGATTACGAAACGAGATTTGGAACTGAACCAGATCGCTTCTCTCGTATAGGCTACGATACAGCCAATTACCTTTTCCGAAGTCTCGAAACAGCCGGAAATCCTGATTATCTCGGACGAGCCATTCGAAATGGGTCGATTTTCAACGGATTGGCATTTCAAATTTTCTTTGATGGCCGAAGGATAAATCAGCATATATTTATCCGGTCTCTGTCTGAGGAAAATTCAAGATTATGA
- the mltG gene encoding endolytic transglycosylase MltG, with product MNHFSKKEITTLLLLFVGILFSTLLSRNTRLFTKSITTTPGTFEIYLEESSRVDGLVESLKTLEIDFNQDELVWAANTLGWRNYQAGRYLLSNEDSYSEFLSKLGRGIQDPGPVTIVPGIDADRLSKNLSTQLRADSLSFRQIFQDSSEIALEFGLTGEQLMARMLPETYEMYWTSPPKSVVRRIYSEFKRLVIDQYENEIEQNPLSLNEIITLASIVEWEARLNEEKPTISGLYLNRLERNMRLQADPTVLYALGERRRLLYRDYEYDHPYNTYRIRGLPPGPITNPDLNSIRAVLFPEEHDYLYMVATPEGTHRFSETYSEHQQASEEWRQWLREQYRIQREREQESSSDS from the coding sequence ATGAACCATTTTTCAAAGAAAGAGATAACCACACTATTACTGCTGTTTGTGGGTATTCTTTTTAGCACACTGCTTTCCAGGAATACAAGATTATTTACTAAAAGCATCACAACAACGCCGGGTACCTTCGAGATATATTTGGAGGAGTCATCTCGTGTAGATGGACTTGTTGAAAGCCTTAAAACACTTGAAATTGATTTTAATCAAGATGAGTTGGTCTGGGCTGCAAATACATTGGGCTGGAGAAATTACCAAGCCGGGCGGTATCTGTTATCAAATGAAGATTCATACTCAGAGTTTCTGTCGAAACTTGGAAGAGGTATCCAGGATCCGGGACCGGTTACAATAGTGCCCGGTATTGATGCAGACCGATTGTCTAAAAATCTGTCAACCCAATTAAGAGCAGACAGTCTCTCTTTTCGTCAAATTTTTCAAGACAGTTCAGAGATTGCCCTCGAGTTCGGTTTAACAGGCGAACAGCTAATGGCCAGAATGCTTCCTGAAACGTATGAAATGTATTGGACTTCACCCCCAAAAAGTGTTGTTCGCCGAATTTATTCTGAATTTAAAAGATTAGTGATTGATCAGTATGAGAATGAGATCGAACAAAACCCATTAAGCCTCAATGAAATAATTACCCTGGCATCAATTGTGGAATGGGAAGCTCGTTTGAATGAAGAAAAGCCAACGATCAGTGGTTTGTATTTAAACCGGCTGGAGAGAAATATGCGGCTTCAGGCTGATCCCACAGTGTTATATGCACTTGGAGAGCGGCGGAGGTTATTATACAGGGATTACGAATATGATCATCCCTACAATACATATCGTATTAGAGGATTACCGCCCGGACCGATCACAAATCCCGATTTGAACTCTATTCGTGCAGTTCTTTTTCCCGAAGAGCATGACTATTTATACATGGTTGCCACACCGGAGGGAACGCACCGCTTTTCGGAAACATATAGCGAGCATCAACAAGCCAGTGAGGAGTGGAGACAGTGGCTTCGGGAGCAGTACAGAATTCAAAGAGAAAGGGAACAAGAATCTTCCTCAGATTCCTAA